One uncultured Fretibacterium sp. DNA window includes the following coding sequences:
- the miaB gene encoding tRNA (N6-isopentenyl adenosine(37)-C2)-methylthiotransferase MiaB: MYRFHMKVYGCQMNVYDSDRVRTALVRRGWEDTKEAEADLVVVTGCSIRGKAEQKVWSELGRYADAWSSGRRPVVALTGCIAQSLGRRALSRFPWVRLVSGPRHIGLLPDGLERVMRDGVRVDLLDDDPRDFFDLDEFTARRENPWRAYVTIAHGCDNFCTYCIVPYVRGRFLSRPAEDILREVRLLVTSGVREVTLLGQNVNSYGKDFSDGTTFASLLRDVARIDGLDLVRFVTSLPQDFTEDIVEVMAGERAVCPSLNLPIQSGSDRILKLMNRKYTRAEYLEKVRMVRRALPELGLTSDLIVGFPGETEEDFEASVSALEEIRFDLVHTAAYSERMGTPAANMPGALPQEVRLSRLTRINVVQDAITLSINEALVGRTFRVLADAPAPKGEGLLQGRTSTDKVTLFPGGEELLGKFVDVRITEAESWCLHGEIAGS, translated from the coding sequence TATGAAGGTTTACGGCTGTCAGATGAACGTCTACGACAGTGACCGGGTGCGGACGGCACTGGTGCGCAGGGGCTGGGAGGATACGAAGGAGGCGGAGGCCGACCTGGTCGTCGTCACGGGGTGCAGCATCCGGGGCAAGGCGGAGCAGAAGGTCTGGAGCGAACTGGGGCGTTACGCGGATGCCTGGAGCAGCGGGCGCCGACCCGTCGTCGCCCTGACGGGCTGCATCGCCCAGAGTCTGGGCAGGCGTGCGCTCTCCCGCTTCCCCTGGGTCAGGCTCGTCTCCGGGCCGCGGCATATCGGCCTCCTGCCCGACGGCCTGGAGCGCGTGATGCGGGACGGTGTGCGTGTCGATCTGCTGGACGACGACCCGCGGGATTTCTTCGATCTGGACGAGTTCACCGCCCGGCGCGAGAACCCCTGGCGTGCCTACGTGACCATCGCGCACGGCTGCGACAACTTCTGTACCTACTGCATCGTCCCCTACGTGCGCGGGCGCTTTCTGTCGCGTCCCGCGGAGGACATCCTGCGCGAGGTGCGCCTGCTCGTGACGAGCGGCGTGAGGGAGGTCACCCTGCTGGGGCAGAACGTCAACAGCTACGGCAAGGACTTTTCGGACGGAACGACGTTCGCTTCGCTGCTGCGCGACGTCGCGCGGATCGACGGCCTCGACCTCGTCCGCTTCGTCACGTCGCTGCCGCAGGATTTCACCGAGGACATCGTGGAGGTCATGGCCGGGGAGCGCGCCGTCTGCCCCTCCCTGAACCTGCCGATCCAGTCGGGAAGCGACCGCATCCTGAAGCTCATGAACCGGAAGTACACGCGCGCGGAGTACCTCGAAAAGGTCCGGATGGTGCGGAGGGCGCTTCCCGAGCTGGGCCTGACCAGCGACCTGATCGTGGGGTTCCCCGGCGAGACGGAGGAGGACTTCGAGGCGTCCGTATCGGCCCTGGAGGAAATCCGGTTCGACCTCGTCCACACGGCGGCCTACTCCGAACGTATGGGCACACCCGCGGCGAACATGCCCGGAGCGCTGCCCCAGGAGGTGCGTCTCTCCCGCCTGACCCGCATCAATGTGGTACAGGACGCCATCACGCTCTCGATCAACGAGGCGCTGGTGGGGCGGACCTTTCGGGTTCTGGCGGACGCGCCCGCGCCGAAGGGCGAGGGGCTCCTGCAGGGCCGGACCTCCACGGACAAGGTGACGCTCTTCCCCGGCGGCGAAGAACTGCTGGGAAAATTCGTCGACGTGAGGATCACCGAGGCGGAGTCCTGGTGCCTGCACGGGGAGATTGCAGGATCGTAA